AACCCCCCTACGGCCCGTGAAACGGAACCGTGGTGGAAGACGGCCGTCGTCTACCAGGTCTACATCCGCAGCTTCGCCGACGGGAACGGCGACGGCATAGGCGATCTGACCGGATTGCGATCGAAGCTCCCGTACCTGGCTGCACTCGGTATCGATGCCGTGTGGATCAACCCGTGGTACCCGTCGCCGATGGCCGACGCCGGCTACGACGTCGCCGACTTCCGGAACGTCGAACCGTCATACGGCACCCTCGAGCAGGGCGAGGCCTTCATCGCCGAGGCCCACGAGCTGGGCATCCGGGTAGTTCTCGACATCGTTCCCAACCACACCTCCAGCGACCACCGCTGGTTCCAGGCCGCGTTGCGCGACGAGCCGGGCGCCCGTGACCGGTACCTCTTCCGTCCTGGCCGCGGGCAGGGCGGCGACCAGCCGCCCTAGTATTGGGGTGTGCAGCTTCGGTACAACTTCCGCTTGAATCCCTCTGTGGGACAACAGCGGTCGTTGGCGAAGGCATTCGGATGTGCCCGTGTGGTGTACAACGATGCACTGCACGCCCGGCGGGAAGCTTTCGGGACCGGGCGGCGAATCAGCGACGGCGATTTGTCGAAGCGGCTCACCGAGTCGAAGCGAACTCCGGAGCGGGAATGGCTCCGGGAAGTGTCGTCCGTGGTTCTTCAACAGGCTCTTGCCGACCTGAATACCGCGTACCGGAACTTCTTCGCCTCGGTGAGCGGCAAGCGGAAGGGCGCGAAGGTTGCGCCCCCGAAGTTCCGGTCCCGCAAGGACAATCGGCAGGCGATCAGGTTCACGAAGAACTCACGGTTTGCGGTGACATCGGGCCGGAAGCTGAGGTTGCCGAAGATCGGAGATGTTCGCGTCCGCTGGTCGCGGGAGTTGCCGACGGACCCGTCGAGCGTGACGGTGATCAAGGATACGTCGGGCAGGTATTTCGCGTCGTTCGTGGTCGAGGTAGAGACCGTGGCGCTGCCGCAGTCGGATTCCGAGGTCGGTATCGATCTGGGGTTGACCTCGTTCGCGGTGTTGTCGAACGGGACGATGATCGACAATCCGAGGTTCCTTCGCCGCGCGGAACGCAAGCTCCGCGAGGCGCAACAGTCGTTGTCGCGCAAGCAGAAAGGCTCGGCGAACCGGGGTAAGGCACGGCTGCGGGTCGCCAAGGCACACGCCAAAGTGTCCGATACGCGCAGGGATTGGATGCACAAGCAGTCCACGATGATCATCCGCGACAACCAAGCGGTGTACGTCGAGGACCTGTGCGTCAAGGGTCTTGCGCGTACCAGGTTGGCGAAGTCGGTTCACGATGCGGGCTGGGCGATGTTCACCCGCATGTTGGAGGAGAAGTCCGCGCGGTACGGCCGACACTATCGCAAGGTGGATCGCTGGTTCCCGTCCACGCAGCTGTGCTCGGTGTGCGGCACGCTGTCGGGCAAGAAACCCCTGCACGTCCGCGCATGGACCTGCACGTGCGGCACAACCCATGATCGGGATTCGAACGCCGCAAAGAACATTCTGGCCGCAGGACGTGCGGACAGCCCAACGCCTGTGGAGCTGGTGTCAGACTCGGTTTCGGCCGAGCGACCGGCGGTGAAGCAGGAACCCACCGGAAGCGCGGCTCAGCCCGCACAGACCGGAATCTCCCGCCTTCAGGCGGGAAAGGACGTCAATCTCGCTCGCAGCCCCCGGCCGACACCTCGGTATGGCTGAC
The DNA window shown above is from Nocardia sp. NBC_01730 and carries:
- a CDS encoding RNA-guided endonuclease InsQ/TnpB family protein; translated protein: MGQQRSLAKAFGCARVVYNDALHARREAFGTGRRISDGDLSKRLTESKRTPEREWLREVSSVVLQQALADLNTAYRNFFASVSGKRKGAKVAPPKFRSRKDNRQAIRFTKNSRFAVTSGRKLRLPKIGDVRVRWSRELPTDPSSVTVIKDTSGRYFASFVVEVETVALPQSDSEVGIDLGLTSFAVLSNGTMIDNPRFLRRAERKLREAQQSLSRKQKGSANRGKARLRVAKAHAKVSDTRRDWMHKQSTMIIRDNQAVYVEDLCVKGLARTRLAKSVHDAGWAMFTRMLEEKSARYGRHYRKVDRWFPSTQLCSVCGTLSGKKPLHVRAWTCTCGTTHDRDSNAAKNILAAGRADSPTPVELVSDSVSAERPAVKQEPTGSAAQPAQTGISRLQAGKDVNLARSPRPTPRYG